The Mesomycoplasma neurolyticum genome window below encodes:
- the topA gene encoding type I DNA topoisomerase: MRTYIWRKQDKKKVIKDLKAASKKFDEILIATDPDREGEAIAANLVNLLEIQNKYKRIKYNEITETAIKNAIENPLLINQNLVNAQKTRRILDRIIGFRLSRIVDLKISQPPITPTAGRVQSVALKLIIDKEKERKSFVPIQYSTIKALQSDEIEFEYFNNIKPYQNNSLWIEPKEAEAIIKELKGDLVVKNIKVSEKKEAKVTPFKQSVLYKRAGISSGAVQASLQSLYEGYGSGGLISYPRTDSTRLSKTFLEHAQQFIVKNFGQEYVAKDIKGFAGDQDAHEAIRPTDLNLTPDKAKEMFELKEIDYKIYSLIYQNSLQATMNVPIRKTVRYELENNNHSFKATESDIIFDGYYKIMPDKLNKEKKLNLKLNDVVPIKEYKLINSETQPPSRYSEGSLIEAMDEIKVGRPSTFATIIKTLKERLYVENGEKTLIPSDFGSIVLEKLFEISPEIINEKYTSSIEEKLDLIAEGTEDYKKVLDIFWEDFQKNVETTTENITRTSAIQKVDEMCPEDNVDLIFRFNKATRQKFIGCSNFPKCKFVKSLPNSSQSYKKKYVNWSKKKQ, from the coding sequence TTGAGAACCTATATATGAAGAAAACAAGATAAGAAAAAGGTTATTAAAGATCTAAAAGCAGCATCTAAGAAATTTGATGAAATTTTGATTGCAACCGACCCTGATCGTGAGGGTGAAGCAATTGCCGCAAATTTGGTTAATTTATTAGAAATCCAAAATAAATATAAAAGAATTAAATACAATGAAATTACAGAAACAGCTATTAAAAATGCTATTGAAAACCCACTTTTAATTAATCAAAATTTAGTTAATGCTCAAAAAACTAGAAGAATCTTAGACCGTATTATTGGTTTTAGACTTTCAAGAATAGTAGACTTAAAAATTTCACAACCACCAATTACACCAACAGCTGGTAGAGTGCAATCTGTTGCACTTAAATTGATAATTGACAAGGAGAAAGAGCGTAAAAGTTTTGTTCCAATTCAATATTCAACCATTAAAGCATTACAAAGTGATGAAATAGAATTTGAATATTTTAATAATATAAAACCATATCAAAATAATTCTTTATGAATTGAACCAAAAGAAGCAGAAGCAATCATAAAAGAATTAAAAGGTGATTTAGTAGTAAAAAATATAAAAGTTTCAGAAAAAAAAGAAGCTAAAGTCACACCTTTCAAACAATCAGTTTTATATAAAAGAGCAGGGATTTCATCTGGAGCTGTCCAAGCTAGTTTACAAAGTTTATATGAAGGTTATGGTTCTGGTGGACTTATTTCATATCCTAGAACTGATTCAACAAGATTAAGCAAAACATTTTTAGAGCATGCACAACAATTTATTGTTAAAAATTTTGGTCAAGAGTATGTAGCGAAAGATATAAAAGGTTTTGCAGGTGATCAAGATGCCCATGAAGCTATTAGACCAACAGATTTAAATTTAACTCCTGATAAAGCAAAAGAAATGTTTGAATTAAAAGAAATAGATTATAAAATTTATTCATTAATTTATCAAAATTCTTTACAAGCTACTATGAATGTTCCAATTAGAAAAACAGTCAGATACGAATTAGAAAACAATAATCATAGTTTTAAAGCAACAGAATCAGATATTATTTTTGATGGTTATTATAAAATAATGCCAGACAAATTAAATAAAGAAAAAAAACTTAATTTAAAACTTAATGATGTTGTCCCAATCAAAGAATATAAATTAATTAATTCAGAAACTCAACCACCAAGTAGATATAGTGAAGGTAGTTTAATTGAAGCAATGGATGAAATTAAAGTAGGTAGACCATCAACATTTGCCACAATCATTAAAACATTAAAAGAAAGATTATATGTTGAAAACGGAGAGAAAACATTAATACCTTCCGATTTTGGATCAATTGTATTAGAGAAACTATTTGAAATAAGTCCTGAAATAATTAATGAAAAATATACATCTTCAATTGAAGAAAAATTAGATTTAATTGCTGAAGGCACAGAAGATTACAAAAAAGTTTTAGATATTTTTTGAGAAGACTTTCAAAAAAATGTTGAAACAACAACAGAAAATATAACTAGAACAAGTGCTATTCAAAAAGTTGATGAAATGTGTCCAGAAGATAATGTTGATTTAATTTTCCGCTTCAACAAAGCAACAAGACAAAAATTTATTGGATGTTCTAATTTTCCAAAATGTAAATTCGTAAAATCACTCCCTAATTCTAGTCAAAGCTACAAGAAAAAATATGTTAATTGATCAAAAAAGAAACAATAA
- a CDS encoding restriction endonuclease subunit S, protein MAIYELNKIVKFLKGKNIKQNETLENGEFNVYSSKTKDNGIFGKLNTFIFDGEYILITSHGAYAGTVIYVNEKFSTTSNCFVLKPDNSIVNTKFLFYLLKMNQLNLNAIAKGSAQGFLSNNDLSYYSVKIPPLETQNSIIDIIEPIEQTKNLIIQIEKKILKIYQQRKLSNVLIKDISYKINTGFAYNKKHIEDNGKYKIFKISNIGNSLTQNQETNFMKNNLLNIGDIITGLSGTIGTSKVITSKNWVSNQRTLSLTSDYPLNISESIKKQKTELLNIATGAAQKNITKNNILELKLIKTYNIDLKINEIYIILTKIKKILTVLKKQILKYYF, encoded by the coding sequence ATGGCAATTTATGAATTGAACAAAATTGTTAAATTTTTAAAAGGTAAAAATATAAAACAAAATGAAACACTAGAAAATGGTGAATTTAATGTTTATTCATCCAAAACTAAAGATAATGGAATTTTTGGTAAACTTAATACTTTTATTTTTGATGGTGAGTATATATTAATTACAAGTCATGGTGCATATGCTGGAACAGTTATTTATGTAAATGAAAAATTCTCTACTACAAGTAACTGTTTTGTTTTAAAGCCTGATAATAGTATTGTAAATACAAAATTTTTGTTTTATTTATTAAAAATGAATCAATTAAATTTAAACGCAATCGCCAAAGGTTCGGCTCAAGGTTTTTTAAGTAATAATGATTTGTCATATTATAGTGTAAAAATCCCACCTTTAGAAACCCAAAATTCAATAATAGATATTATTGAACCCATTGAGCAAACAAAAAATTTAATTATTCAAATTGAAAAAAAAATATTAAAAATTTACCAACAAAGAAAATTAAGTAATGTTTTGATAAAAGATATTTCATATAAAATAAATACTGGTTTTGCTTATAACAAAAAGCATATAGAAGATAATGGAAAATACAAAATTTTTAAAATATCAAATATCGGAAATTCTTTAACACAAAATCAAGAAACTAACTTTATGAAAAATAATCTATTAAATATTGGGGATATTATCACAGGGCTTTCAGGCACAATTGGTACATCAAAAGTTATAACATCAAAAAATTGAGTTTCTAATCAAAGAACATTATCATTAACTTCAGATTACCCATTAAATATTTCAGAAAGCATAAAAAAACAAAAAACAGAATTATTAAATATAGCTACTGGCGCTGCTCAAAAAAACATTACTAAAAACAATATTTTAGAATTGAAATTAATAAAAACTTATAATATTGATTTAAAGATAAATGAAATATACATAATTTTAACAAAAATTAAAAAAATATTAACTGTATTAAAAAAACAAATTTTAAAATATTATTTTTAA
- a CDS encoding toprim domain-containing protein, with protein MVIVESPNKIKTIKKYLGNDYEVMASVGHVLELKTAGNLDLELI; from the coding sequence TTAGTAATTGTTGAGTCACCAAATAAAATTAAAACTATTAAAAAATATTTAGGAAATGACTATGAAGTTATGGCTTCAGTAGGTCATGTTTTAGAACTCAAAACAGCTGGTAATTTGGATTTGGAGTTAATTTAG